One window from the genome of bacterium encodes:
- a CDS encoding PAS domain S-box protein — MSLIVLCTGYAADAVGQDTYTATSYTVENGLPTANVRQLVEDREGYIWCGSEEGLMRFDGHEFKVFRSLGTQEDGLTDNRVMRLFVDREGRLWVFTRRAIHRYEGATQTFTRYLYSDQGGIPPVGRWVRGVLQTQDGSIWVRTDLGMNRFDSAADQFEFFEPQRTLPGNHVDDLNWVECQGALWYVSDGSVSRFDMRTGKIEVLTGSYLNPTRSAPGEILGVFRNSRRTLFVATTHYLISLNPDTRQQRMLRTFERPVVTVSSQDDALWLASPDLAIARFDLETQTFENYPVAQDADDTRLKRIRQLQLQRPEDRSMGILGIEKDGACWMRFPDNALIRFDPMRRRWTLLAENIVRGVEGLNFLIDMSGTAWLTIPGQGLFKFEHHPRRFTTFAMPVQRSAVNRIETNNVRSFLVWSRDSVFVATLSGLYLYRPSENRCEALRGLPERFDHLTREPVWSVAKDRRGRLWIGTGGDGLVVYDPVQRKYLCTADLDYLPQSMRVARIRTMSLTEKGEMLLGTWDGGYRINADSLEISPTRRLFVSTLLNSDTVTQEVARNLIMALTIDSRQRWWLATDHGLVLVDPAAETTRIWTRDSSPEAGLVSDNIRDVFEDSKGRIWLGTHGGGLHLFDPDRGTLAVFGMPDGLPDNIVYSIEEDAGGTLWLGTHRGLCSFNPDTRRVRKYGVDDGLQNYEFNTSASTHLSDGKLVFGGVKGFNVFDPASIHDLLPPPNVVITKLLVYSEERPFNASGFELQYDENYLTFEFAALSHQRSNEHRYAYMLEGVDKDWVHPGPRRFASYSGLRPGAYSFHVIACNSEGRWNKTGISLPFTIRPVWWQTPWAYALYTFAVVLSIFLLIRIQQRRAVQRERYRNDVLAAELRAQTAEAEAKALSAENEVKALELNRAEQLRIAYDELEKTHEQMRASRAEIEKLSRAVHQSPTIVIITDTNGAIEYVNPKFTEVTGYTAEEVAGRNPRLLKSAESSTALYRQLWRTLARGEEWRGELQNRRKDGSSYWVLTSISPLKGQDDNVTHYIGIQEDITERKQTEQTLARRTQELETIDRIVEILNNETSLQRLIRSLLEQGMKLLPCAHRARIFIHDPSRSSYFLSDSINYPASDSDLTLNHTIHGYNVLHDIPESGIQVLQLKDSEQRGKTPEQDGKALEQGGKATAQRNRPTSLLLMSVSYTQEGSQGRSVLLFDNRDDTVVFTFEDASRLQRYREHAVTALAKAHTMQALKTKNEELVRTQEQLVVQQKLASLGQLTAGIAHEIRNPLNFINNFSITARELVEEIQVSIDLGESPLELFGELRLASEKIQEHGTRANRIVEGMLMHARSKQGERQLTYVNRLVKDALHLAYHGKRASNSEFHVQIEKEFDDDLPPVSLIPQEISRVVLSLLDNAFYAVLKKQQAGEDDSYMPTVHAQTRVAGQDVVIQIRDNGGGIPREVRERIFEPFFTTKPTGDGTGLGLSLSYDIIVEGHGGSMRVDSEEGEWTQFTITLPLDKDAGSAS; from the coding sequence TTGAGTCTGATTGTTCTCTGTACCGGCTATGCTGCTGATGCTGTCGGACAGGATACCTATACCGCAACCTCATATACGGTCGAAAACGGCCTCCCCACCGCAAATGTGCGCCAACTGGTGGAGGATCGTGAAGGGTACATCTGGTGCGGAAGCGAAGAAGGTCTGATGCGTTTCGATGGGCACGAGTTCAAGGTGTTCCGCAGCCTTGGGACGCAGGAAGATGGGTTGACGGACAACAGGGTCATGCGTCTTTTCGTTGACAGGGAAGGGCGGCTGTGGGTGTTCACGCGGCGTGCCATTCACAGGTACGAAGGTGCAACGCAAACCTTCACACGCTATCTGTACTCTGACCAGGGCGGAATCCCGCCGGTAGGCAGATGGGTGCGAGGCGTGCTTCAGACGCAGGATGGCAGTATCTGGGTGCGCACCGATCTGGGAATGAACAGGTTTGACTCCGCAGCCGATCAGTTCGAATTCTTCGAGCCACAGCGAACATTGCCGGGGAATCATGTCGATGATTTGAACTGGGTTGAGTGTCAAGGTGCATTGTGGTACGTGTCTGACGGTTCCGTCTCACGCTTTGATATGCGCACCGGGAAAATTGAGGTTCTTACGGGATCCTACCTCAATCCCACACGCTCGGCACCCGGTGAGATACTTGGGGTATTCCGAAACAGTCGCAGAACATTGTTCGTCGCCACCACGCACTATTTGATTTCTCTGAACCCCGATACGCGGCAGCAGCGCATGCTGCGCACATTTGAGCGTCCGGTCGTGACGGTGAGCAGTCAGGACGATGCGCTGTGGCTTGCGTCACCCGACCTCGCGATTGCACGCTTTGATCTGGAAACACAGACGTTCGAAAACTATCCCGTGGCACAGGATGCCGACGATACGCGATTAAAGCGGATTCGGCAGCTGCAGCTTCAAAGACCGGAAGACCGCAGCATGGGCATACTGGGCATTGAGAAGGACGGCGCGTGCTGGATGCGCTTCCCCGACAACGCGCTCATCCGTTTTGATCCGATGCGCAGGCGCTGGACGCTCCTCGCGGAAAACATCGTACGTGGTGTCGAGGGCCTCAACTTTCTCATTGACATGTCAGGGACTGCGTGGCTCACCATTCCCGGTCAGGGACTATTCAAATTCGAACATCACCCGCGGCGCTTTACCACCTTTGCCATGCCGGTGCAGCGAAGCGCAGTGAACCGGATCGAAACCAACAACGTACGCAGCTTCCTGGTGTGGAGCAGGGACAGTGTGTTCGTGGCGACCCTTTCGGGACTGTATCTCTATCGTCCCTCGGAAAACCGCTGTGAAGCGCTGCGCGGACTCCCCGAGAGGTTTGATCATCTCACACGCGAACCGGTCTGGTCTGTCGCGAAAGACCGGAGAGGAAGGTTGTGGATAGGGACCGGAGGAGATGGGTTGGTGGTGTATGATCCCGTCCAACGGAAATACCTGTGTACCGCTGATCTCGACTATCTGCCGCAATCGATGCGGGTGGCACGGATTCGCACCATGAGCCTGACCGAAAAGGGGGAAATGCTGCTGGGCACCTGGGATGGCGGCTATCGCATCAACGCAGACAGTCTGGAAATATCCCCGACGCGCAGATTGTTCGTTTCCACATTGCTCAACTCCGACACCGTGACGCAGGAGGTCGCGAGAAATCTGATCATGGCTCTGACGATAGACAGCAGGCAGCGATGGTGGCTTGCGACGGATCACGGGCTTGTGCTTGTAGACCCTGCCGCGGAAACGACTCGCATATGGACACGCGACTCATCACCCGAAGCCGGACTGGTCAGCGATAACATCCGTGACGTATTTGAAGACAGCAAGGGGCGCATCTGGCTGGGTACGCATGGAGGGGGACTGCATCTGTTCGATCCGGACAGGGGCACCCTTGCGGTGTTCGGCATGCCTGACGGACTCCCGGATAATATCGTGTACAGCATCGAAGAGGATGCGGGTGGCACGCTCTGGCTTGGCACCCACAGAGGGCTCTGCAGTTTCAATCCGGATACACGACGGGTGAGGAAGTACGGCGTGGATGACGGCCTCCAGAATTATGAATTCAACACCAGCGCCAGCACACATCTTTCTGATGGAAAGCTTGTGTTCGGTGGAGTGAAGGGCTTCAACGTCTTTGATCCCGCAAGCATTCACGATCTTCTGCCGCCACCGAATGTGGTCATCACGAAACTCCTCGTTTATAGCGAAGAGCGTCCCTTCAATGCGAGTGGCTTTGAATTACAGTACGATGAGAATTACCTCACCTTCGAATTCGCCGCCCTCAGTCATCAACGTTCAAATGAGCACCGCTATGCATATATGCTCGAGGGGGTGGACAAGGACTGGGTGCATCCTGGACCAAGGCGCTTCGCCTCCTATTCAGGGTTGCGTCCGGGCGCGTACTCGTTTCATGTAATCGCATGCAACAGTGAAGGACGCTGGAATAAGACCGGCATTTCGCTTCCTTTCACGATACGCCCCGTGTGGTGGCAGACCCCGTGGGCCTACGCACTCTACACCTTCGCCGTGGTGCTTTCCATATTCCTGTTGATTCGAATTCAGCAGCGGCGTGCCGTTCAGCGGGAGCGTTATCGCAATGATGTCCTCGCCGCTGAACTGCGGGCACAGACCGCGGAGGCGGAAGCGAAAGCGTTGTCTGCGGAAAATGAGGTGAAAGCACTTGAACTGAATCGCGCCGAACAGCTGCGTATTGCGTACGATGAGCTCGAGAAAACGCATGAACAGATGCGCGCCTCGCGCGCGGAAATTGAAAAACTGTCCCGTGCGGTACATCAGAGTCCGACCATCGTCATCATCACCGATACCAATGGTGCAATTGAGTATGTTAATCCAAAATTCACGGAAGTCACCGGCTACACGGCGGAGGAAGTTGCAGGCAGGAATCCGCGTCTGCTGAAATCCGCGGAGAGTTCCACGGCATTGTACAGGCAGCTGTGGCGTACGCTTGCGCGGGGAGAGGAATGGAGAGGCGAGCTGCAGAACCGGCGCAAAGACGGTTCTTCGTACTGGGTGCTTACCTCGATTTCCCCGCTCAAGGGACAGGATGACAACGTCACACACTATATCGGAATTCAGGAAGATATCACTGAGCGCAAGCAGACGGAACAGACACTGGCCCGCAGAACGCAGGAACTGGAGACGATTGACCGTATCGTGGAAATCCTCAACAACGAAACCAGTCTCCAGCGCCTCATCCGCTCGCTCCTTGAGCAGGGAATGAAACTTCTGCCCTGTGCGCATCGAGCCAGAATCTTCATTCATGATCCTTCGCGGTCGTCGTATTTCCTCAGCGACAGCATAAATTACCCCGCTAGTGATTCGGATCTGACGTTAAACCACACGATTCATGGGTACAATGTGCTGCATGACATTCCTGAAAGTGGGATACAGGTTCTGCAGCTGAAGGACTCTGAGCAGCGTGGCAAAACTCCTGAGCAGGACGGGAAAGCTCTTGAGCAGGGCGGGAAAGCTACGGCACAGCGCAACCGCCCGACATCGCTGTTGCTGATGTCGGTCAGCTACACCCAGGAGGGGAGCCAGGGACGCAGCGTGCTGCTTTTTGACAATCGTGATGATACGGTTGTGTTCACTTTTGAGGATGCCAGCAGACTGCAGCGATACCGCGAACATGCCGTGACGGCCCTTGCCAAGGCGCATACGATGCAGGCGCTGAAAACGAAAAACGAAGAATTGGTCCGGACGCAGGAGCAGCTTGTGGTGCAGCAGAAGCTGGCATCGCTCGGACAGCTCACTGCAGGCATTGCGCATGAAATCCGGAATCCCCTCAACTTCATCAATAACTTTTCCATCACCGCGCGTGAACTGGTTGAAGAAATTCAGGTCAGTATTGATCTCGGCGAGAGTCCGCTCGAGTTATTCGGTGAACTGCGACTCGCCTCAGAGAAAATCCAGGAGCACGGCACGCGTGCGAACCGAATCGTGGAGGGAATGTTGATGCATGCGCGGAGCAAGCAGGGTGAGAGGCAGTTGACGTATGTCAATCGGCTGGTGAAGGACGCTTTGCACCTGGCCTATCATGGGAAACGCGCGAGCAACAGTGAGTTTCATGTACAGATCGAAAAAGAGTTTGACGATGATCTTCCTCCCGTGTCTTTGATCCCGCAGGAAATCAGTCGTGTCGTGCTGAGCCTGCTCGACAACGCCTTCTATGCTGTTTTAAAAAAGCAGCAAGCCGGTGAAGACGACTCGTATATGCCCACCGTCCATGCGCAAACCCGGGTGGCCGGACAGGATGTGGTCATCCAGATTCGTGACAATGGTGGCGGTATCCCGCGTGAGGTGCGAGAGCGCATTTTTGAACCGTTCTTTACTACGAAGCCTACCGGTGATGGCACCGGACTGGGACTTTCCCTGAGCTACGATATCATCGTCGAGGGGCATGGGGGAAGCATGCGGGTAGACAGTGAAGAAGGGGAATGGACGCAGTTCACGATCACACTGCCTCTGGATAAGGACGCAGGGAGTGCGAGCTGA